A section of the Camelus dromedarius isolate mCamDro1 chromosome 14, mCamDro1.pat, whole genome shotgun sequence genome encodes:
- the ARMH1 gene encoding armadillo-like helical domain containing protein 1 isoform X6 — MTGSCLDKLLRSIGVFLSAVSSNHYLIEFLEVGGVLTLLEILALENIKEEGKKESIRLLQVIANSGRKYKELICESYGVRSIAEFLAKSKSEETQEEVQVLLDSLVHGNPKYQNQVYKGLIALLPCASPKAQQLSLQTLRTAQSIVGTTHPSIVDNVLKVLSTMHLEVQYEAIELIKDLVNYDVCPALLKGLVALLIPSFKETSKLQPKILNDSSVLQLTAHLPVFLQQAAAAKAIGILALRNTSLAEEMLHLRVVHSLLAAMGNTDHSNSQRQASLTLKYFVQLFPVVEEHVRKSMGEELYKLFFPGSPCSCPQSNAGDLYMKIDSIQADILAANKVNVTKALYLSDLSHSNVSFYFGHGNQDPVAYNTHFQKEDVEGKE, encoded by the exons ATGACTGGCTCGTGTTTAGATAAGCTGCTAAGGTCCATTGGCGTCTTTTTATCAGCCGTCAGCAG TAATCACTACCTTATAGAGTTTCTTGAGGTTGGAGGTGTCCTAACACTCTTGGAAATACTTGCATTGGAGAATATCAAGGAGGAGGGCAAGAAGGAGTCCATCAGGCTACTTCAGGTTATTGCAAACTCCGGCAGGAAGTACAAGGAGCTCATCTGTGAAAGCTACG GTGTACGATCCATAGCAGAATTTTTGGCAAAGTCTAAGTCAGAAGAGACCCAAGAAGAAGTGCAGGTTTTGCTGGATTCTCTGGTCCACGGCAATCCCAAGTACCAGAATCAAGTGTACAAAGGTCTAATAGCGTTGCTGCCCTGTGCGTCCCCGAAAGCTCAGCAGCTGTCCCTGCAGACTCTCAGGACTGCCCAG TCGATCGTCGGGACCACACACCCCAGCATCGTGGACAACGTGCTCAAGGTGCTGAGCACCATGCACCTGGAAGTCCAGTATGAAG ccatCGAGCTGATCAAGGACCTGGTCAACTACGACGTGTGCCCGGCGCTGCTCAAGGGCCTCGTGGCGCTGCTGATACCGTCCTTCAAGGAGACCAGCAAACTGCAGCCCAAGATCCTCAACG ACTCGTCGGTCCTTCAGCTCACGGCCCACCTGCCCGTGTTCCTGCAGCAGGCCGCGGCAGCCAAGGCCATAGG GATCCTGGCGCTCCGCAACACGAGCCTCGCGGAGGAGATGCTGCACCTGCGCGTGGTGCACAGCCTGCTGGCCGCCATGGGCAACACGGACCACAGCAACAGCCAGCGGCAGGCCAGCCTCACGCTGAAG TACTTCGTACAGCTGTTCCCGGTGGTGGAGGAGCACGTGCGCAAGTCCATGGGGGAGGAACTCTACAAGCTCTTCTTC CCGGGTTCCCCTTGCTCCTGTCCTCAGAGCAACGCCGGGGACCTGTATATGAAAATAGATAGCATTCAGGCGGACATCTTGGCGGCCAACAAAGTCAATGTCACCAaag ccctgTACCTCAGTGACCTCTCCCACAGCAACGTGAGCTTTTACTTTGGCCATGGTAATCAGGATCCGGTGGCCTACAACACACACTTCCAGAAGGAGGATGTGGAAGGCAAGGAGTAA